From the Oleiphilus messinensis genome, one window contains:
- a CDS encoding HD domain-containing phosphohydrolase, translating into MLTSIPQKSSILIVDDEPANLRLLKKILGSDYRLVFAKNGVEAIRLAGEMAPSLVLLDVMMPDMTGFDVCKTLKENPETRLIPVIFVTALDAEHDEALGFEVGGVDYITKPVSGAIVKARVKTHLSLVQSDELRRTRLQIIQRLGKASEFKDNETGMHVVRMSHYSRILGLAYGLNEEEADNLLNAAPMHDIGKIGIPDSIMLKPGKLTNEEFDVMKTHPEIGAEIIGEVDSDLLILAKSVALTHHEKWDGSGYPNRLAGEDIPLEGRIVAVADVFDALTSKRPYKEPWTIEETVDFMKSQSGKHFEPKLITLLEDCLDQILEIKSTWRDE; encoded by the coding sequence ATGCTGACTTCAATTCCCCAGAAAAGTTCAATCCTGATTGTGGACGATGAGCCCGCGAATCTTCGTCTGCTCAAAAAAATACTCGGTAGCGATTACCGTTTGGTATTTGCAAAAAATGGCGTTGAAGCCATTCGCCTGGCCGGAGAAATGGCCCCTTCACTTGTGTTGTTAGATGTCATGATGCCGGATATGACCGGCTTTGACGTCTGCAAGACTCTGAAAGAAAATCCGGAGACACGATTGATCCCGGTGATTTTTGTCACCGCGCTGGATGCAGAACATGATGAAGCTTTAGGGTTTGAAGTTGGGGGTGTCGACTACATCACCAAGCCGGTTTCAGGCGCGATTGTCAAAGCCAGGGTGAAGACTCATCTGTCACTGGTTCAATCCGATGAGCTGCGCCGTACGCGATTGCAAATCATTCAGCGCCTGGGTAAAGCCTCTGAATTCAAAGACAATGAAACCGGCATGCACGTGGTGCGGATGAGCCACTATTCCCGCATTCTGGGGCTGGCATACGGCCTGAATGAAGAAGAGGCAGATAATCTCCTCAATGCTGCGCCCATGCATGATATCGGTAAAATCGGGATTCCCGACAGCATAATGCTGAAACCGGGCAAGCTGACGAATGAAGAGTTTGACGTGATGAAGACCCACCCTGAAATCGGGGCTGAAATCATCGGTGAAGTCGACTCCGACTTGCTGATATTGGCAAAGTCCGTCGCCTTAACCCATCACGAAAAATGGGATGGTAGCGGTTACCCGAACCGCCTCGCCGGGGAGGATATTCCGCTTGAAGGGCGAATAGTCGCCGTTGCGGACGTGTTCGATGCCCTTACCAGCAAGCGCCCCTACAAAGAGCCGTGGACCATCGAAGAAACAGTAGACTTCATGAAATCACAAAGTGGCAAACACTTTGAACCCAAACTTATCACCCTGCTGGAAGATTGTCTGGATCAAATACTGGAGATTAAATCGACCTGGCGGGATGAGTAA
- a CDS encoding efflux RND transporter permease subunit has product MNTLISWFTHHRVAANLLMFTIVVLGLLALPDTRKELLPNVSLERISIAIAYPGATAEEVERAICTRIENNIYDLEGLLDLTALATEGLCSVTVDVAEGFETDNLLEEIKSRIESLNTLPDGSERALIKELQVRNRVAKLIIAGQAAPSALKKLAEGIRNDLLKYPEISIVDIENVRPYEISIEVNDRLLNRYNLSFDTVVKAIESTSVNMPGGTLKTPQGDILIQTTGKIAVTDEFAKIVLWADNDGGRISLADVATVKDGFQRGENQARLDGVPSVSVDIYRVGNQDITAIAQRINDYVSTPDRYIPDEITLSIWKDDSKLFKGRIDLLLSNALTGLLLLMLVLLLFLSLRMSFWISVGIPVAFMGAFWLLPVLGGSINLISLFAFLLVLGIVVDDAVVVGESIHQAQTPNDQKLTNNSFRQEDPINAAIKGAQNVAKPLTFAVLTSIIAFLPLLFLPGPEGKLMEIIPIVVITTLVFSLVESLLILPVHLSASPSSKAPEPGRIQRWQMRFAKASERFVDRHYRPFLNHALHWRWSYLTLFVALFMFSITLVVSGWIQVVLFSSIDADIATAEVAFAEGTPAEETSRAIRQIENAALTLQQELADSQNQSPIIRVFSVIGPQDKISNATQLPNQDHRGRVSIELSSSDNRLISSNAIVQAWREKVGAIENATELKFSADLITPKPDINIELSGDDFQALKHGAEQLKQSLAQYPGVYDIRDSQQSGKPRVEITLKPTARDLNLTLQDVGYQVHSAFHGVEVQNIQRGEQDVKVLVRYPETETLSLWHLENMRIQLPSQTAQNSGVPLITVANVSYGPAAASIKRYERRRVVSVTAYIDPSQSAPREVMTQLEQTVLTQLTQDGHLKWSKAGKQKSIGEFITILSKGYLLALIGMYLVMAILFSSYSQPLLIMFAIPFGLVGALSGHLLLGIDLTLWSLIGMVAVSGVVVNDTLVLVDYINQKRAEGLPLQAAIAEAGVKRFRPIMLTSLTTFAGLTPLIMESSIQAQFLIPMAVSMAFGVMFATLISLILVPAIYMMLNDLTHFIQQVGSRHLDRHKQQTPNDQLDNVDTAYQFGYQAGLNMRHKSKRPRATHNPYRDEVLSSGWEAGYYDGQQASCVIDGDSAIQVSSAET; this is encoded by the coding sequence ATGAATACTTTAATTTCCTGGTTTACCCATCACCGTGTCGCTGCCAACCTGTTAATGTTCACCATTGTAGTGTTGGGTCTACTGGCTTTGCCGGATACTCGGAAAGAACTACTGCCAAATGTCTCTCTGGAGCGCATATCCATAGCAATTGCATACCCTGGCGCAACGGCAGAGGAAGTCGAACGCGCGATCTGCACACGGATCGAAAACAATATCTACGATCTGGAAGGTCTGCTGGATCTGACCGCTCTGGCTACAGAAGGGCTCTGCTCAGTCACTGTCGATGTCGCGGAGGGCTTCGAGACAGATAACCTGCTTGAGGAAATCAAGTCCAGAATTGAAAGCCTGAACACCTTGCCGGATGGCAGCGAAAGAGCCCTGATCAAGGAACTGCAGGTTCGGAACCGAGTCGCCAAACTGATTATCGCCGGGCAGGCCGCACCATCCGCATTGAAAAAGCTGGCAGAAGGTATTCGCAACGATTTACTAAAGTACCCGGAAATCTCAATTGTCGATATTGAAAACGTACGACCCTATGAAATTTCGATAGAAGTAAATGACCGATTACTTAATCGCTATAACCTGAGTTTTGATACCGTCGTAAAAGCTATTGAATCCACTTCGGTCAATATGCCCGGTGGTACCTTGAAAACACCTCAAGGCGATATCCTGATTCAGACCACGGGCAAAATTGCAGTGACCGATGAGTTTGCCAAGATCGTATTGTGGGCAGACAACGATGGTGGTCGAATCAGCCTTGCAGACGTTGCAACCGTCAAAGACGGGTTTCAACGTGGTGAAAATCAAGCCAGACTGGACGGCGTGCCCTCCGTATCGGTAGACATCTATCGTGTAGGCAATCAGGACATTACTGCAATTGCACAACGCATAAATGACTATGTTTCCACGCCGGATCGCTATATCCCCGATGAAATTACCTTGTCAATCTGGAAAGACGACTCCAAGCTGTTCAAAGGCCGTATCGATTTACTGCTGTCGAACGCACTGACCGGACTACTCCTACTCATGCTCGTTCTGCTGCTGTTCTTGAGTCTGCGCATGTCGTTCTGGATCAGTGTCGGCATTCCTGTTGCCTTTATGGGGGCATTCTGGCTCCTGCCAGTGCTGGGTGGATCGATCAATCTTATCTCATTGTTCGCATTTCTATTGGTACTTGGAATCGTCGTTGATGACGCAGTAGTCGTCGGGGAAAGTATCCATCAGGCGCAAACGCCAAACGACCAAAAACTTACCAACAATTCTTTTCGTCAGGAAGACCCGATCAACGCTGCCATTAAGGGTGCCCAAAACGTTGCCAAACCGCTGACCTTTGCCGTTCTCACCAGCATAATTGCATTCTTGCCCCTGCTCTTTCTGCCAGGCCCGGAAGGCAAATTAATGGAAATCATCCCGATCGTCGTGATCACGACACTGGTATTTTCACTGGTTGAATCCTTACTTATCCTGCCAGTACATCTTAGCGCATCACCGTCATCCAAAGCGCCAGAGCCAGGCAGAATACAGCGCTGGCAAATGCGTTTCGCAAAGGCTTCAGAGCGCTTTGTTGACCGACACTATCGGCCATTTCTTAATCATGCATTGCACTGGCGCTGGAGCTATTTAACGCTTTTTGTCGCGCTATTTATGTTTTCAATCACATTGGTGGTTTCCGGCTGGATACAAGTTGTACTTTTTTCATCAATTGATGCCGATATTGCTACCGCAGAAGTTGCCTTTGCGGAAGGCACGCCTGCGGAAGAAACCAGCCGCGCCATTCGCCAGATCGAAAATGCGGCTCTGACGCTGCAACAAGAACTGGCCGATAGCCAAAACCAAAGCCCGATAATTCGGGTATTTTCGGTTATTGGTCCGCAAGATAAAATATCCAACGCTACACAACTGCCCAATCAGGACCACCGCGGACGGGTCTCTATTGAATTGTCTTCGTCAGATAACCGGTTAATCAGCAGCAATGCCATTGTTCAAGCATGGCGAGAGAAGGTCGGTGCCATCGAAAATGCGACCGAACTGAAGTTTTCTGCCGACCTGATCACCCCGAAGCCTGACATTAATATCGAACTCTCAGGCGATGATTTTCAGGCACTCAAGCACGGTGCGGAGCAGCTCAAACAGTCGCTGGCCCAGTATCCGGGGGTATACGACATTCGGGATAGTCAACAATCGGGTAAACCCCGCGTGGAAATCACCCTGAAACCCACGGCACGGGACTTGAACTTGACCTTGCAGGATGTCGGCTATCAGGTGCACAGTGCCTTTCATGGTGTGGAAGTCCAGAATATCCAGCGAGGTGAGCAGGACGTTAAGGTTTTGGTCCGGTATCCGGAAACAGAGACACTGTCCCTCTGGCATCTCGAAAACATGCGTATTCAATTGCCTTCTCAAACCGCGCAAAACTCCGGGGTTCCACTCATCACCGTTGCCAATGTTTCCTACGGCCCTGCTGCAGCGAGTATCAAGCGTTATGAACGCCGCCGCGTTGTCTCCGTAACAGCCTATATTGACCCTAGCCAAAGCGCGCCAAGAGAAGTGATGACCCAACTGGAACAAACGGTGCTGACACAACTCACCCAGGACGGTCATCTGAAATGGAGCAAGGCCGGCAAACAAAAAAGCATTGGCGAGTTTATCACCATTCTCAGCAAGGGTTATTTACTGGCCCTGATCGGCATGTACCTGGTTATGGCCATTTTGTTTTCGTCGTACAGCCAACCACTGCTAATCATGTTTGCGATTCCATTTGGCTTGGTCGGCGCTTTATCCGGTCATTTGTTACTGGGCATCGACCTTACGCTGTGGTCTTTGATTGGCATGGTGGCCGTCAGTGGCGTCGTGGTCAATGACACGCTGGTGTTAGTGGACTACATCAACCAGAAACGCGCTGAGGGTCTCCCCTTGCAAGCCGCAATTGCTGAAGCAGGGGTAAAGCGTTTTCGCCCGATCATGCTCACCTCGCTCACGACCTTTGCCGGTTTGACCCCACTGATTATGGAATCCAGTATTCAAGCTCAATTTCTCATTCCCATGGCGGTCTCCATGGCATTCGGGGTCATGTTTGCAACCTTGATCAGTTTAATTCTGGTACCCGCAATCTACATGATGCTGAACGATCTAACCCACTTTATTCAGCAAGTCGGATCCAGGCACCTCGACAGACACAAACAGCAAACGCCCAATGACCAACTTGATAATGTTGATACTGCTTACCAATTTGGTTATCAGGCCGGGCTCAACATGCGGCATAAATCGAAGCGTCCCCGAGCAACTCACAACCCCTACCGGGATGAAGTCCTGTCCTCGGGGTGGGAAGCAGGTTATTACGATGGCCAACAAGCCTCATGCGTCATTGATGGCGACTCGGCAATACAGGTCAGCTCAGCAGAGACCTGA
- a CDS encoding efflux RND transporter periplasmic adaptor subunit, which yields MIRLLQLIIPVCIVLVTTLGIYLLSANAPQAKPHPVTAQIPLIQTYKVVKQTVSIPVHSRGIVQPKAKLTLIAQVPGTIIDVANGFNNGGFFKKDDVLIQIDPAHYQLEMTKKQHAVDAAQLNLEEVKAKANVARKIAKTGATDFALHIPQVVNAQSQLAAAKADLALSEIRLQQTIIKAPFDGRFRTTEIDQNQYVIQGQIMAEVFALDKAEVRLPISDQQLGLLELPTPLTNNIKDNTTPPVTLSSDIGGRRYHWHANVIRSEGGLDQNRLQYVVAEIQTPYLADTYPLEMGRFVEAEIKGRTLQHIAVLPRQAIHSGNKVWVLNPEHRLSARAVDIVYRGKSETFVAQGLNEGELVVLTPLDFAIEGMQVAVSTTTHATTQQPK from the coding sequence ATGATCCGGCTACTTCAGCTCATCATTCCGGTTTGCATTGTGCTTGTAACCACGTTGGGCATCTACCTGCTATCGGCAAATGCACCACAGGCCAAACCTCACCCGGTAACCGCCCAAATCCCCCTGATACAGACTTACAAGGTAGTCAAACAAACGGTCAGCATCCCCGTACACAGTCGTGGCATTGTGCAACCCAAAGCGAAGTTAACGCTGATTGCCCAAGTACCCGGAACCATTATTGACGTGGCCAACGGGTTCAACAATGGTGGCTTTTTCAAGAAAGACGATGTCTTGATCCAAATCGACCCGGCCCACTATCAACTTGAAATGACCAAAAAACAGCATGCGGTGGATGCAGCACAACTCAACCTTGAAGAAGTGAAGGCAAAAGCCAATGTCGCCCGCAAGATCGCAAAAACGGGCGCGACGGATTTTGCATTGCATATTCCACAGGTCGTGAATGCACAAAGCCAACTTGCTGCAGCAAAAGCCGATCTGGCGTTGTCGGAAATCAGGCTACAACAAACAATCATCAAAGCACCGTTTGATGGTCGCTTCCGGACAACAGAGATCGATCAGAATCAATACGTTATCCAAGGCCAGATTATGGCCGAAGTTTTCGCATTGGACAAAGCCGAAGTTCGGTTACCGATTTCCGATCAACAGTTAGGGTTACTGGAATTGCCAACCCCCTTAACAAACAACATAAAAGACAATACAACGCCCCCTGTCACCCTGAGCAGCGATATCGGTGGTCGCAGGTACCATTGGCATGCCAATGTGATCCGCTCGGAAGGGGGACTGGATCAAAACCGACTGCAGTATGTCGTCGCCGAAATTCAAACCCCTTATCTTGCAGACACGTATCCCCTTGAAATGGGGCGTTTCGTTGAAGCCGAAATCAAAGGCAGAACACTTCAACATATTGCGGTGCTACCCCGTCAAGCGATCCATAGCGGCAACAAGGTCTGGGTACTCAACCCGGAACATCGCCTGAGTGCAAGAGCCGTGGATATTGTTTATCGGGGAAAATCAGAAACCTTTGTCGCACAAGGCCTTAACGAGGGTGAGCTGGTGGTGCTGACGCCCCTGGACTTTGCCATAGAAGGCATGCAGGTTGCTGTTTCGACGACCACACATGCAACAACCCAGCAACCAAAATAA